A window of the Ostrea edulis chromosome 1, xbOstEdul1.1, whole genome shotgun sequence genome harbors these coding sequences:
- the LOC125655893 gene encoding clathrin heavy chain 1 isoform X2, translating to MSQLLPIRFQEHLQLQNVGINAANIGFSTLTMESDKFICIREKVGDTAQVIIIDMNDTANPIRRPISADSAIMNPTSKVIALKAGKTLQIFNIEMKSKMKSHTMTEDVIFWKWISVNTVALVTEACVYHWSMEGDSQPQKMFDRHTNLAGCQIINYRTDAAQKWLLVIGISAQTGAEGGQNRVVGAMQLYSVDRKISQPIEGHAAAFAQFKMEGNATQSTLFSFAVRGAQGGKLHIIEVGQAPQGNQPFTKKAVDVFFPPEAQNDFPVAMQMSQKHGVAFLITKYGYIHLYDIETGTCIYMNRISGDTIFVTAPHEATSGIIGVNRKGQVLSVSVEEDNIVQYVTTNLQNPDLALKIASRGNLPGAEDLFVRKFNNLFQSGNYPEAAKVAAGAPKGILRTPQTIQRFQQVAAQPGQSSPLLQYFGILLDKGQLNKYETLELCRPVLQQGRKQLLEKWLKEDKLECSEELGDLVKTVDQNLALSVYLRANVPAKVIQCFAETGQFQKIVMYSKKVNYAPDYIFLLRSLMRINPEQALQFAQMLVEDDEPLADLNQIVDVFMEMNLIQQCTSFLLDALKNNRPSEGPLQTRLLEMNLMSAPQVADAILGNQMFTHYDKAHIAQLCEKSGLLQRALEHYTDLYDIKRAVVHTHLLNPEWLVNYFGSLSIEDSLECLKAMLQANIRQNLQVCVQIASKYHEQLGTNSLVEIFESFKSFEGLFYFLGSIVNFSQDSDVHFKYIQAACKTGQIKEVERICRESNCYDPERVKNFLKEAKLTDQLPLIIVCDRFDFVHDLVLYLYRNNLQKYIEIYIQKVNPARLPVVIGGLLDVDCGEDAIKQLIMVVKGQFSTDELVEEVEKRNRLKLLLPWLEMRVHEGVQEPATHNALAKIYIDSNNNPERFLRENQFYDSQVVGKYCEKRDPHLACVAYERGLCDEELIQVCNENSLFKSQSRYLVKRRDLDLWAKVLNEENEYRRQLIDQVVQTALSETQDPDDISVTVKAFMTADLPNELIELLEKIVLENSVFSEHRNLQNLLILTAIKADRTRVMEYINRLDNYDAPDIANIAITNELYEEAFAIFKKFEVNTSAIQVLIDNVKNLDRAYEFAERCNDPAVWSQLGRAQLNENMVKEAIDSFIKADDPSQYMEVVNVASSNNSWEDLVKFLQMARKKARETFIETELVFAFAKTNRLADLEEFISGPNHANITQVADRCFDNKMYEAAKLLYNNVSNYARLAITLVHLGEYQGAVDGARKANSTKTWKEVCFACVNNEEFRLAQMCGLHIVVHADELEELINYYQDRGYFEELISLLEAALGLERAHMGMFTELAILYSKFKPEKMREHLELFWSRVNIPKVLRAAEQAHLWPELVFLYDKYEEYDNAIIAMMNHPTEAWKESQFKDIITKVANIELYYKAIQFYLDFKPLLVNDLLMVLTPRLDHTRAVNFFIKVQQISLVKPYLRSVQKNNNKAINEALNNLLIEEEDYQGLQASIDGYENFDNIMLAQRLEKHELIEFRRIAAYLYKGNNRWKQSVDLCKKDKLFKDAMCYASESRDTAIAEDLIAWFLESEYHECFAACLFQCYDLLRPDVILELAWRHNIMDFAMPYMIQVVREYISKVDKLEQAENVRSEEEQKAEERPIVFAEPQLMLTAGPSPMMPPPQAPSPQPPYGGPTYPGMPTGVPTYGYSM from the exons ATGTCGCAGCTGCTTCCCATTAGATTCCAGGAGCATTTACAG CTCCAAAATGTTGGAATCAATGCTGCAAACATTGGGTTCAGCACCCTTACCATGGAGTCGGACAAATTCATTTGTATCCGAGAGAAAGTGGGCGATACAGCCCAGGTGATCATCATTGATATGAATGACACAGCTAACCCCATACGCAGACCTATCTCTGCTGATTCGGCCATCATGAATCCTACAAGCAAAGTCATTGCACTGAAAG CTGGTAAGACTCTCCAGATATTCAACATTGAGATGAAAAGCAAAATGAAATCTCACACGATGACTGAAGATGTGATATTCTGGAAGTGGATTTCGGTCAACACTGTAGCTCTTGTCACTGAAGCATGTGTTTATCACTGGAGCATGGAGG GTGATTCCCAACCACAGAAGATGTTTGACAGACACACCAACCTGGCCGGATGTCAAATCATAAACTACAGGACTGATGCTGCCCAGAAGTGGCTCCTTGTCATCGGAATTTCTGCCCAG ACTGGGGCGgaaggagga CAAAACCGCGTTGTTGGAGCCATGCAGCTGTATTCCGTGGACAGAAAGATCAGCCAGCCGATAGAGGGGCATGCTGCAGCCTTTGCGCAATTTAAAATGGAGGGCAATGCCACCCAATCTACGCTCTTCTCTTTCGCTGTCCGGGGTGCTCAGGGAGGAAAG ctTCATATCATAGAAGTCGGTCAGGCACCACAAGGTAACCAGCCATTTACCAAAAAAGCAGTAGATGTTTTCTTCCCACCAGAGGCCCAGAATGACTTCCCTGTTGCAATGCAG ATGAGTCAAAAGCATGGTGTTGCATtccttattacaaaatatggatACATTCATCTCTATGACATAGAAACCGGTACCTGTATTTACATGAACCGAATCAGTGGCGACACGATATTTGTCACAGCACCACACGAGGCAACATCTGGCATTATTGGGGTCAATAGAAAAGGACAG GTGCTCTCTGTCAGTGTAGAAGAGGATAACATTGTACAATACGTCACTACTAACCTGCAAAACCCAGACCTGGCTCTGAAAATTGCCTCCAGAGGTAACCTGCCGGGAGCCGAGGACCTGTTTGTGAGGAAATTTAACAACCTTTTCCAGAGTGGAAACTACCCAGAGGCTGCCAAAGTGGCAGCAGGTGCGCCAAAG GGCATTCTGAGGACACCACAGACTATTCAGAGATTCCAGCAGGTGGCAGCACAGCCAGGTCAGAGTTCACCGCTGCTACAGTACTTTGGAATTCTGTTGGACAAGGGTCAGTTGAACAAATATGAGACACTGGAGTTGTGTCGTCCAGTTCTACAACAAGGCCGCAAACAACTACTGGAGAAATGGCTGAAGGAAGATAAG CTTGAATGCAGCGAAGAATTAGGAGACTTGGTCAAAACAGTGGATCAGAACTTAGCACTGTCTGTATACCTGAGGGCAAATGTTCCAGCTAAG GTTATTCAATGTTTTGCTGAGACAGGACAATTCCAAAAAATAGTGATGTACTCAAAGAAAGTGAATTATGCACCAGACTATATTTTCTTATTGAGAAGTCTGATGAGAATTAACCCTGAGCAAGCTCTGCAGTTTGCCCAGATGCTGGTTGAAGATGATGAACCTCTGGCAGACTTGAATCAAATTGTGGATGTGTTCATGGAGATGAACTTAATTCAGCAGTGTACATCTTTCCTGTTGGATGCTCTGAAAAATAACAGACCATCAGAGGGTCCTCTTCAGACCCGGTTACTAGAGATGAACCTCATGTCAGCTCCCCAG GTAGCAGATGCTATCCTAGGAAATCAGATGTTTACTCACTATGATAAAGCACACATTGCCCAGCTCTGCGAGAAGTCGGGACTTCTTCAGAGG GCATTAGAACATTACACAGACCTCTACGACATAAAGAGAGCAGTGGTACACACCCACCTCCTTAACCCAGAG tGGTTGGTAAACTACTTCGGTTCCCTGTCCATTGAGGATTCTTTGGAATGTTTGAAAGCAATGCTTCAGGCCAACATCAGACAAAACCTGCAAGTCTGTGTACAGATAGCCTCGAAATATCATGAACAGCTGGGCACCAACAGCTTGGTGGAAATATTTGAGTCATTCAAGAGCTTTGAAG gtTTGTTCTATTTCTTGGGATCCATTGTAAACTTCAGTCAAGATTCAGATGTACACTTCAAGTACATCCAGGCCGCCTGTAAAACTGGACAGATTAAGGAAGTTGAGAGGATCTGTCGTGAAAGTAACTGCTACGACCCCGAACGTGTGAAGAACTTCCTGAAGGAGGCCAAACTGACTGACCAGCTGCCATTGATCATAGTCTGTGACAGATTTGACTTTGTGCATGATCTAGTCCTTTACCTGTACAGAAACAATCTGCAAAAGTACATAGAGATTTACATCCAGAAG GTTAACCCGGCTCGTTTGCCAGTGGTCATCGGCGGATTGCTAGATGTGGACTGTGGAGAGGACGCTATCAAACAGCTTATCATGGTCGTCAAGGGTCAGTTCTCCACTGACGAACTGGTGGAGGAAGTTGAAAAAAGAAACAG GCTCAAGCTTTTGTTGCCATGGTTGGAAATGAGGGTACATGAAGGAGTCCAGGAACCTGCTACCCACAATGCACTAGCCAAAATATACATTGACAGTAACAACAACCCCGAGAGATTTCTTAG AGAGAACCAGTTTTATGACAGTCAAGTCGTTGGAAAATACTGTGAGAAGAGAGACCCCCATCTGGCCTGTGTTGCATATGAAAGAGGGCTGTGTGATGAGGAACTGATTCAG gtGTGCAATGAGAACTCCCTGTTCAAGAGTCAGTCACGATACTTGGTGAAGCGCAGGGACCTGGATCTTTGGGCCAAAGTTCTTAATGAAGAGAACGAGTATAGGAGACAACTGATTGATCAG GTGGTGCAGACAGCCCTGTCAGAGACCCAGGATCCAGATGACATCTCAGTTACAGTGAAGGCTTTTATGACAGCAGATCTACCTAATGAACTGATTGAATTGTTGGAGAAGATTGTTCTAGAGAACTCCGTATTCAGTGAACACAG AAACCTTCAGAACTTGCTGATCCTCACCGCCATCAAAGCTGACCGTACTCGCGTGATGGAGTACATCAACAGATTGGACAACTATGATGCCCCAGACATTGCTAACATTGCCATCACTAATGAACTCTATGAAGAAGCTTTTGCCATCTTTAAGAAGTTTGAAGTCAACACTTCTGCAATACAG GTGCTGATTGACAACGTGAAGAATTTGGACCGTGCTTACGAGTTTGCAGAGCGTTGTAATGACCCAGCTGTTTGGAGTCAGTTAGGACGTGCTCAGCTAAACGAAAATATGGTGAAGGAAGCCATCGATTCATTTATTAAGGCAGATGACCCGTCTCAGTACATGGAAGTGGTCAATGTAGCCTCCAGCAACA ACAGCTGGGAAGATTTAGTGAAATTCTTACAAATGGCTCGTAAGAAAGCAAGGGAAACATTCATAGAAACAGAATTAGTGTTTGCTTTTGCCAAGACCAACAGGTTAGCAGATTTAGAGGAATTCATATCGGGACCGAACCATGCCAACATCACACAG GTGGCTGACAGATGTTTTGACAACAAAATGTATGAGGCAGCCAAACTTCTGTACAACAATGTATCAAACTATGCCCGCTTGGCCATCACTTTGGTCCATTTGGGAGAGTACCAGGGGGCTGTGGATGGCGCCAGGAAGGCTAACAGCACGAAGACTTGGAAAGAA GTATGCTTTGCGTGTGTGAACAATGAAGAGTTCCGCCTGGCCCAGATGTGTGGTCTTCACATTGTGGTCCATGCTGATGAGTTAGAGGAATTAATCAACTATTACCAGGATAGAGGCTACTTTGAAGAGTTAATCTCCTTACTAGAGGCAGCATTAG GTTTAGAAAGAGCCCATATGGGTATGTTCACAGAATTAGCCATTTTATACTCAAAATTTAAACCAGAGAAGATGAGAGAACATTTAGAACTCTTCTGGTCTCGAGTCAACATTCCAAAA GTATTACGAGCAGCCGAACAAGCCCATTTGTGGCCGGAGTTAGTCTTCTTGTATGACAAATACGAGGAGTATGACAATGCTATTATTGCTATGATGAATCACCCAACCGAGGCCTGGAAGGAGAGTCagtttaaagatatcatcacaAAAGTGGCCAACATTGAGCTTTACTACAAAGCCATTCAGTTCTATCTGGACTTTAAGCCTTTACTTGTGAATGACTTGCTAATGGTCCTGACTCCTCGTCTAGATCACACACGTGCTGTGAATTTCTTCATCAAAGTGCAACAAATATCCTTGGTGAAGCCATACCTCCGCAGTGTACAGAAAAATAACAACAAGGCAATCAATGAGGCGCTGAACAACCTCCTGATCGAGGAGGAGGACTACCAGGGCCTCCAGGCATCTATCGACGGCTACGAGAACTTCGACAACATCATGCTGGCCCAGCGACTGGAGAAGCACGAACTTATCGAGTTCCGAAGAATTGCAGCTTACCTGTACAAAGGAAACAACAGGTGGAAACAGTCGGTGGATTTATGCAAGAAGGACAAACTTTTCAAG GATGCTATGTGTTATGCGAGTGAGTCCAGAGACACCGCGATAGCTGAGGATTTGATTGCCTGGTTCCTGGAGAGCGAGTACCACGAATGCTTTGCTGCCTGTCTGTTTCAGTGTTATGACCTCTTACGACCTGATGTGATACTTGAATTGGCATGGAGGCATAACATCATGGACTTTGCCATGCCCTACATGATTCAGGTTGTGAGGGAGTACATTTCCAAG GTTGATAAGCTGGAACAAGCAGAAAATGTTCGTAGCGAGGAGGAACAGAAAGCCGAAGAAAGGCCAATTGTATTCG CTGAGCCTCAGCTTATGTTGACTGCTGGACCCTCACCCATGATGCCCCCACCTCAGGCCCCCTCACCCCAGCCCCCATATGGTGGCCCCACCTACCCAGGAATGCCCACGGGTGTACCAACATATGGGTATAGCATGTAA
- the LOC125655893 gene encoding clathrin heavy chain 1 isoform X1 — protein sequence MSQLLPIRFQEHLQLQNVGINAANIGFSTLTMESDKFICIREKVGDTAQVIIIDMNDTANPIRRPISADSAIMNPTSKVIALKAGKTLQIFNIEMKSKMKSHTMTEDVIFWKWISVNTVALVTEACVYHWSMEGDSQPQKMFDRHTNLAGCQIINYRTDAAQKWLLVIGISAQTGAEGGMSADSQNRVVGAMQLYSVDRKISQPIEGHAAAFAQFKMEGNATQSTLFSFAVRGAQGGKLHIIEVGQAPQGNQPFTKKAVDVFFPPEAQNDFPVAMQMSQKHGVAFLITKYGYIHLYDIETGTCIYMNRISGDTIFVTAPHEATSGIIGVNRKGQVLSVSVEEDNIVQYVTTNLQNPDLALKIASRGNLPGAEDLFVRKFNNLFQSGNYPEAAKVAAGAPKGILRTPQTIQRFQQVAAQPGQSSPLLQYFGILLDKGQLNKYETLELCRPVLQQGRKQLLEKWLKEDKLECSEELGDLVKTVDQNLALSVYLRANVPAKVIQCFAETGQFQKIVMYSKKVNYAPDYIFLLRSLMRINPEQALQFAQMLVEDDEPLADLNQIVDVFMEMNLIQQCTSFLLDALKNNRPSEGPLQTRLLEMNLMSAPQVADAILGNQMFTHYDKAHIAQLCEKSGLLQRALEHYTDLYDIKRAVVHTHLLNPEWLVNYFGSLSIEDSLECLKAMLQANIRQNLQVCVQIASKYHEQLGTNSLVEIFESFKSFEGLFYFLGSIVNFSQDSDVHFKYIQAACKTGQIKEVERICRESNCYDPERVKNFLKEAKLTDQLPLIIVCDRFDFVHDLVLYLYRNNLQKYIEIYIQKVNPARLPVVIGGLLDVDCGEDAIKQLIMVVKGQFSTDELVEEVEKRNRLKLLLPWLEMRVHEGVQEPATHNALAKIYIDSNNNPERFLRENQFYDSQVVGKYCEKRDPHLACVAYERGLCDEELIQVCNENSLFKSQSRYLVKRRDLDLWAKVLNEENEYRRQLIDQVVQTALSETQDPDDISVTVKAFMTADLPNELIELLEKIVLENSVFSEHRNLQNLLILTAIKADRTRVMEYINRLDNYDAPDIANIAITNELYEEAFAIFKKFEVNTSAIQVLIDNVKNLDRAYEFAERCNDPAVWSQLGRAQLNENMVKEAIDSFIKADDPSQYMEVVNVASSNNSWEDLVKFLQMARKKARETFIETELVFAFAKTNRLADLEEFISGPNHANITQVADRCFDNKMYEAAKLLYNNVSNYARLAITLVHLGEYQGAVDGARKANSTKTWKEVCFACVNNEEFRLAQMCGLHIVVHADELEELINYYQDRGYFEELISLLEAALGLERAHMGMFTELAILYSKFKPEKMREHLELFWSRVNIPKVLRAAEQAHLWPELVFLYDKYEEYDNAIIAMMNHPTEAWKESQFKDIITKVANIELYYKAIQFYLDFKPLLVNDLLMVLTPRLDHTRAVNFFIKVQQISLVKPYLRSVQKNNNKAINEALNNLLIEEEDYQGLQASIDGYENFDNIMLAQRLEKHELIEFRRIAAYLYKGNNRWKQSVDLCKKDKLFKDAMCYASESRDTAIAEDLIAWFLESEYHECFAACLFQCYDLLRPDVILELAWRHNIMDFAMPYMIQVVREYISKVDKLEQAENVRSEEEQKAEERPIVFAEPQLMLTAGPSPMMPPPQAPSPQPPYGGPTYPGMPTGVPTYGYSM from the exons ATGTCGCAGCTGCTTCCCATTAGATTCCAGGAGCATTTACAG CTCCAAAATGTTGGAATCAATGCTGCAAACATTGGGTTCAGCACCCTTACCATGGAGTCGGACAAATTCATTTGTATCCGAGAGAAAGTGGGCGATACAGCCCAGGTGATCATCATTGATATGAATGACACAGCTAACCCCATACGCAGACCTATCTCTGCTGATTCGGCCATCATGAATCCTACAAGCAAAGTCATTGCACTGAAAG CTGGTAAGACTCTCCAGATATTCAACATTGAGATGAAAAGCAAAATGAAATCTCACACGATGACTGAAGATGTGATATTCTGGAAGTGGATTTCGGTCAACACTGTAGCTCTTGTCACTGAAGCATGTGTTTATCACTGGAGCATGGAGG GTGATTCCCAACCACAGAAGATGTTTGACAGACACACCAACCTGGCCGGATGTCAAATCATAAACTACAGGACTGATGCTGCCCAGAAGTGGCTCCTTGTCATCGGAATTTCTGCCCAG ACTGGGGCGgaaggagga ATGAGTGCAGATTCT CAAAACCGCGTTGTTGGAGCCATGCAGCTGTATTCCGTGGACAGAAAGATCAGCCAGCCGATAGAGGGGCATGCTGCAGCCTTTGCGCAATTTAAAATGGAGGGCAATGCCACCCAATCTACGCTCTTCTCTTTCGCTGTCCGGGGTGCTCAGGGAGGAAAG ctTCATATCATAGAAGTCGGTCAGGCACCACAAGGTAACCAGCCATTTACCAAAAAAGCAGTAGATGTTTTCTTCCCACCAGAGGCCCAGAATGACTTCCCTGTTGCAATGCAG ATGAGTCAAAAGCATGGTGTTGCATtccttattacaaaatatggatACATTCATCTCTATGACATAGAAACCGGTACCTGTATTTACATGAACCGAATCAGTGGCGACACGATATTTGTCACAGCACCACACGAGGCAACATCTGGCATTATTGGGGTCAATAGAAAAGGACAG GTGCTCTCTGTCAGTGTAGAAGAGGATAACATTGTACAATACGTCACTACTAACCTGCAAAACCCAGACCTGGCTCTGAAAATTGCCTCCAGAGGTAACCTGCCGGGAGCCGAGGACCTGTTTGTGAGGAAATTTAACAACCTTTTCCAGAGTGGAAACTACCCAGAGGCTGCCAAAGTGGCAGCAGGTGCGCCAAAG GGCATTCTGAGGACACCACAGACTATTCAGAGATTCCAGCAGGTGGCAGCACAGCCAGGTCAGAGTTCACCGCTGCTACAGTACTTTGGAATTCTGTTGGACAAGGGTCAGTTGAACAAATATGAGACACTGGAGTTGTGTCGTCCAGTTCTACAACAAGGCCGCAAACAACTACTGGAGAAATGGCTGAAGGAAGATAAG CTTGAATGCAGCGAAGAATTAGGAGACTTGGTCAAAACAGTGGATCAGAACTTAGCACTGTCTGTATACCTGAGGGCAAATGTTCCAGCTAAG GTTATTCAATGTTTTGCTGAGACAGGACAATTCCAAAAAATAGTGATGTACTCAAAGAAAGTGAATTATGCACCAGACTATATTTTCTTATTGAGAAGTCTGATGAGAATTAACCCTGAGCAAGCTCTGCAGTTTGCCCAGATGCTGGTTGAAGATGATGAACCTCTGGCAGACTTGAATCAAATTGTGGATGTGTTCATGGAGATGAACTTAATTCAGCAGTGTACATCTTTCCTGTTGGATGCTCTGAAAAATAACAGACCATCAGAGGGTCCTCTTCAGACCCGGTTACTAGAGATGAACCTCATGTCAGCTCCCCAG GTAGCAGATGCTATCCTAGGAAATCAGATGTTTACTCACTATGATAAAGCACACATTGCCCAGCTCTGCGAGAAGTCGGGACTTCTTCAGAGG GCATTAGAACATTACACAGACCTCTACGACATAAAGAGAGCAGTGGTACACACCCACCTCCTTAACCCAGAG tGGTTGGTAAACTACTTCGGTTCCCTGTCCATTGAGGATTCTTTGGAATGTTTGAAAGCAATGCTTCAGGCCAACATCAGACAAAACCTGCAAGTCTGTGTACAGATAGCCTCGAAATATCATGAACAGCTGGGCACCAACAGCTTGGTGGAAATATTTGAGTCATTCAAGAGCTTTGAAG gtTTGTTCTATTTCTTGGGATCCATTGTAAACTTCAGTCAAGATTCAGATGTACACTTCAAGTACATCCAGGCCGCCTGTAAAACTGGACAGATTAAGGAAGTTGAGAGGATCTGTCGTGAAAGTAACTGCTACGACCCCGAACGTGTGAAGAACTTCCTGAAGGAGGCCAAACTGACTGACCAGCTGCCATTGATCATAGTCTGTGACAGATTTGACTTTGTGCATGATCTAGTCCTTTACCTGTACAGAAACAATCTGCAAAAGTACATAGAGATTTACATCCAGAAG GTTAACCCGGCTCGTTTGCCAGTGGTCATCGGCGGATTGCTAGATGTGGACTGTGGAGAGGACGCTATCAAACAGCTTATCATGGTCGTCAAGGGTCAGTTCTCCACTGACGAACTGGTGGAGGAAGTTGAAAAAAGAAACAG GCTCAAGCTTTTGTTGCCATGGTTGGAAATGAGGGTACATGAAGGAGTCCAGGAACCTGCTACCCACAATGCACTAGCCAAAATATACATTGACAGTAACAACAACCCCGAGAGATTTCTTAG AGAGAACCAGTTTTATGACAGTCAAGTCGTTGGAAAATACTGTGAGAAGAGAGACCCCCATCTGGCCTGTGTTGCATATGAAAGAGGGCTGTGTGATGAGGAACTGATTCAG gtGTGCAATGAGAACTCCCTGTTCAAGAGTCAGTCACGATACTTGGTGAAGCGCAGGGACCTGGATCTTTGGGCCAAAGTTCTTAATGAAGAGAACGAGTATAGGAGACAACTGATTGATCAG GTGGTGCAGACAGCCCTGTCAGAGACCCAGGATCCAGATGACATCTCAGTTACAGTGAAGGCTTTTATGACAGCAGATCTACCTAATGAACTGATTGAATTGTTGGAGAAGATTGTTCTAGAGAACTCCGTATTCAGTGAACACAG AAACCTTCAGAACTTGCTGATCCTCACCGCCATCAAAGCTGACCGTACTCGCGTGATGGAGTACATCAACAGATTGGACAACTATGATGCCCCAGACATTGCTAACATTGCCATCACTAATGAACTCTATGAAGAAGCTTTTGCCATCTTTAAGAAGTTTGAAGTCAACACTTCTGCAATACAG GTGCTGATTGACAACGTGAAGAATTTGGACCGTGCTTACGAGTTTGCAGAGCGTTGTAATGACCCAGCTGTTTGGAGTCAGTTAGGACGTGCTCAGCTAAACGAAAATATGGTGAAGGAAGCCATCGATTCATTTATTAAGGCAGATGACCCGTCTCAGTACATGGAAGTGGTCAATGTAGCCTCCAGCAACA ACAGCTGGGAAGATTTAGTGAAATTCTTACAAATGGCTCGTAAGAAAGCAAGGGAAACATTCATAGAAACAGAATTAGTGTTTGCTTTTGCCAAGACCAACAGGTTAGCAGATTTAGAGGAATTCATATCGGGACCGAACCATGCCAACATCACACAG GTGGCTGACAGATGTTTTGACAACAAAATGTATGAGGCAGCCAAACTTCTGTACAACAATGTATCAAACTATGCCCGCTTGGCCATCACTTTGGTCCATTTGGGAGAGTACCAGGGGGCTGTGGATGGCGCCAGGAAGGCTAACAGCACGAAGACTTGGAAAGAA GTATGCTTTGCGTGTGTGAACAATGAAGAGTTCCGCCTGGCCCAGATGTGTGGTCTTCACATTGTGGTCCATGCTGATGAGTTAGAGGAATTAATCAACTATTACCAGGATAGAGGCTACTTTGAAGAGTTAATCTCCTTACTAGAGGCAGCATTAG GTTTAGAAAGAGCCCATATGGGTATGTTCACAGAATTAGCCATTTTATACTCAAAATTTAAACCAGAGAAGATGAGAGAACATTTAGAACTCTTCTGGTCTCGAGTCAACATTCCAAAA GTATTACGAGCAGCCGAACAAGCCCATTTGTGGCCGGAGTTAGTCTTCTTGTATGACAAATACGAGGAGTATGACAATGCTATTATTGCTATGATGAATCACCCAACCGAGGCCTGGAAGGAGAGTCagtttaaagatatcatcacaAAAGTGGCCAACATTGAGCTTTACTACAAAGCCATTCAGTTCTATCTGGACTTTAAGCCTTTACTTGTGAATGACTTGCTAATGGTCCTGACTCCTCGTCTAGATCACACACGTGCTGTGAATTTCTTCATCAAAGTGCAACAAATATCCTTGGTGAAGCCATACCTCCGCAGTGTACAGAAAAATAACAACAAGGCAATCAATGAGGCGCTGAACAACCTCCTGATCGAGGAGGAGGACTACCAGGGCCTCCAGGCATCTATCGACGGCTACGAGAACTTCGACAACATCATGCTGGCCCAGCGACTGGAGAAGCACGAACTTATCGAGTTCCGAAGAATTGCAGCTTACCTGTACAAAGGAAACAACAGGTGGAAACAGTCGGTGGATTTATGCAAGAAGGACAAACTTTTCAAG GATGCTATGTGTTATGCGAGTGAGTCCAGAGACACCGCGATAGCTGAGGATTTGATTGCCTGGTTCCTGGAGAGCGAGTACCACGAATGCTTTGCTGCCTGTCTGTTTCAGTGTTATGACCTCTTACGACCTGATGTGATACTTGAATTGGCATGGAGGCATAACATCATGGACTTTGCCATGCCCTACATGATTCAGGTTGTGAGGGAGTACATTTCCAAG GTTGATAAGCTGGAACAAGCAGAAAATGTTCGTAGCGAGGAGGAACAGAAAGCCGAAGAAAGGCCAATTGTATTCG CTGAGCCTCAGCTTATGTTGACTGCTGGACCCTCACCCATGATGCCCCCACCTCAGGCCCCCTCACCCCAGCCCCCATATGGTGGCCCCACCTACCCAGGAATGCCCACGGGTGTACCAACATATGGGTATAGCATGTAA